The following proteins come from a genomic window of Candidatus Methylomirabilota bacterium:
- a CDS encoding cupin domain-containing protein, with product MHQPMEAVHADEREWETLRWPGQRSKMLFHPRAERPTEPNAGLVRYEPGSHHPYHKHDFAQVWYILEGEFQIGEQRYTPGTMLFYPDPHFEQPLRTETGGLMLFVQYQGPTTGGQPIYDGRFNMKARKAVAEENVER from the coding sequence ATGCATCAGCCGATGGAGGCGGTTCACGCCGACGAGCGGGAGTGGGAGACCCTGCGGTGGCCGGGGCAGCGGAGCAAGATGCTGTTCCATCCGCGGGCCGAGCGGCCGACCGAGCCCAATGCGGGGCTCGTCCGCTACGAGCCCGGCTCGCACCATCCCTACCACAAGCACGACTTCGCCCAGGTCTGGTACATCCTCGAGGGCGAGTTCCAGATCGGCGAGCAGCGCTACACGCCGGGGACCATGCTGTTCTATCCGGACCCGCACTTCGAGCAGCCGCTCCGCACCGAGACCGGCGGGCTGATGCTGTTCGTGCAGTACCAGGGCCCGACCACCGGCGGCCAGCCGATCTACGACGGGCGGTTCAACA